From Bacillota bacterium, the proteins below share one genomic window:
- a CDS encoding glycosidase, whose translation MALQARAAAEPLGLFRRHPANPLLTADRWPYPVNAVFNPAAVEVDGETLLLVRVEDLRGFSHLTVARSRNGVDEWRIDPQPTLYPDPRHQEEVWGLEDPRAVWLAEEGAWAVTYVSFSRGGPVVSLALTRDFRNFERRGMLVPPEDKDAALLPRRVGDRWALIHRPVIRSEAHIWISFSRDLRYWGDHQILLPARPGWWDSARVGLGAPPVETPEGWLLIYHGVRLTASGSLYRVGLALLDLEEPTRVLRRSDEWVMSPRQDYERSGDVPGVIFPTGAVWDRASDQLRLYYGAGDDKVALATATMSEVLAYLRSCPEGAS comes from the coding sequence ATGGCGTTGCAGGCGAGGGCGGCGGCCGAGCCCCTGGGACTCTTCCGCCGCCACCCGGCCAACCCGCTGCTGACGGCGGACCGCTGGCCCTACCCGGTCAACGCGGTCTTCAACCCGGCGGCCGTCGAGGTGGACGGGGAGACGCTCCTCCTGGTGCGGGTGGAGGATCTGCGCGGCTTCTCCCACCTGACCGTGGCCCGGAGCCGGAACGGGGTGGACGAGTGGCGGATCGACCCGCAGCCGACCCTCTACCCGGACCCCCGGCACCAGGAGGAGGTCTGGGGGCTGGAGGACCCCCGCGCGGTCTGGCTGGCCGAGGAAGGCGCCTGGGCGGTCACCTACGTCTCCTTCTCCAGGGGCGGGCCGGTGGTCTCGCTGGCGCTCACCCGGGACTTCCGGAACTTCGAGCGGCGGGGGATGCTGGTCCCTCCCGAGGACAAGGACGCGGCCCTCCTGCCGCGGCGGGTGGGCGACCGCTGGGCGCTCATCCACCGGCCGGTCATCCGCAGCGAGGCCCACATCTGGATCTCCTTCTCGCGGGATCTCCGCTACTGGGGCGACCATCAGATCCTGCTGCCCGCCCGACCCGGCTGGTGGGACTCGGCGCGGGTGGGGCTGGGGGCGCCGCCCGTCGAGACGCCGGAGGGCTGGCTCCTGATCTACCACGGCGTCCGGCTCACCGCCTCGGGCAGCCTCTACCGGGTGGGCCTGGCGCTGCTCGACCTGGAGGAGCCGACCCGCGTCCTGCGGCGGAGCGACGAGTGGGTGATGAGCCCGAGGCAGGACTACGAGCGGTCCGGCGACGTCCCCGGCGTCATCTTCCCCACCGGGGCGGTCTGGGACCGGGCGAGCGACCAGTTGCGGCTCTACTACGGCGCCGGCGACGACAAGGTGGCGCTGGCCACCGCCACCATGAGCGAGGTGCTCGCCTACCTGCGGAGCTGCCCGGAGGGGGCCTCCTAG
- a CDS encoding Mur ligase family protein produces the protein MALVSGLGGRLEGGAGGCVVTGISTDSRRTRRGDLFVALPGGRVHGAAFVEEARRRGAVAAVLPTDAPAPGGFPVYRHPDPAALLPELAARFYGHPGEELLLAGVTGTNGKTTTALLLAHLLRAGGRRVAAWTTTAAWAPGGDFRPLWTTPPAHELQRWLRQAVDAGFRGAVLEVSSHGVAQRRIAGLRFAAGVATNLSPDHLDFHGSFEAYAAAKRAFITALEPDAVAVLNGEDPVVRSFAAASRAHVVTFGFADGAGLRAEGVETGGSGSRFLLRVADPELAARAGVVAGEGLAVRLALVGLHNVANALAASAAALWLGVPPERLAEALGTFAAPPRRLESLRVGPFTVVNDVAMNEASCETVLRAVAALSPPQLVVVHAVRGHRGREVNAGMARVLARWNRRLGFAPLVVSLSLDRLARYSVDHRPREEEVEALRRAAEAGGLPLSLHASLEEAIAEAVDRLRPGGLLLLLGTFGMDDGPSLAVERLAARLGLPAPPAPRYPLPEAEQG, from the coding sequence GTGGCCCTGGTGTCCGGCCTGGGCGGGCGGCTCGAGGGAGGGGCGGGGGGCTGCGTGGTGACCGGGATCTCCACCGACTCCCGCCGCACCCGCCGGGGTGACCTCTTCGTGGCGCTTCCCGGGGGGCGCGTCCACGGCGCCGCCTTCGTCGAGGAAGCGCGCCGGCGCGGCGCGGTCGCCGCCGTGCTCCCGACGGACGCCCCCGCGCCGGGGGGCTTCCCGGTCTACCGCCACCCCGATCCCGCGGCCCTGCTGCCCGAGCTCGCCGCCCGCTTCTACGGCCACCCCGGGGAGGAGCTCCTCCTGGCCGGGGTGACGGGGACCAACGGCAAGACGACCACCGCTCTCCTCCTCGCCCACCTGCTCCGCGCGGGGGGCCGGCGCGTCGCCGCCTGGACCACGACGGCCGCCTGGGCGCCGGGCGGCGACTTCCGTCCGCTCTGGACGACGCCCCCGGCGCACGAGTTGCAGCGCTGGCTCCGCCAGGCGGTGGACGCCGGCTTCCGGGGTGCGGTGCTGGAGGTCTCCTCGCACGGCGTGGCGCAGCGCCGGATCGCCGGCCTCCGGTTCGCCGCCGGCGTGGCCACCAACCTCTCGCCCGACCACCTCGACTTCCACGGCAGCTTCGAGGCGTACGCCGCCGCCAAGCGCGCCTTCATCACCGCCCTGGAGCCGGACGCGGTGGCGGTCCTCAACGGGGAGGATCCGGTGGTGCGGAGCTTCGCGGCCGCCTCGCGGGCGCACGTGGTCACCTTCGGCTTCGCGGACGGCGCCGGGCTGCGGGCGGAGGGGGTCGAGACGGGAGGGTCAGGAAGCCGCTTCCTCCTCCGCGTCGCCGACCCGGAGCTGGCCGCCAGGGCGGGCGTCGTGGCGGGCGAGGGGCTGGCCGTCCGCCTCGCCCTGGTCGGCCTTCACAACGTGGCCAACGCGCTGGCCGCCTCGGCGGCGGCGCTCTGGCTGGGGGTCCCGCCGGAGCGCCTGGCGGAGGCGCTCGGCACCTTCGCGGCGCCGCCGCGCCGCCTGGAGAGCCTCCGTGTCGGCCCCTTCACCGTGGTCAACGACGTGGCCATGAACGAGGCTTCCTGCGAGACGGTCCTGCGGGCGGTAGCCGCCCTGTCGCCCCCCCAGCTGGTGGTGGTCCACGCCGTCCGCGGGCACCGCGGAAGGGAGGTGAACGCCGGTATGGCGCGGGTGCTGGCGCGCTGGAACCGCCGCCTGGGCTTCGCGCCGCTGGTGGTCTCCCTCAGCCTGGACCGGCTCGCCCGCTACTCCGTCGACCACCGCCCGCGGGAAGAGGAGGTGGAGGCGCTCCGCCGCGCCGCCGAGGCGGGCGGCTTGCCCCTCTCCCTCCACGCCTCGCTGGAGGAGGCGATCGCCGAGGCGGTCGACCGGCTCCGCCCCGGCGGGTTGCTGCTCCTCCTGGGCACCTTCGGCATGGACGACGGCCCGTCGCTCGCCGTGGAGAGGCTGGCCGCCCGGCTTGGACTGCCCGCGCCACCGGCGCCCCGCTACCCGCTTCCCGAGGCGGAGCAGGGGTGA
- a CDS encoding ATP-binding protein: MDEREGFPSPPASRRGTLLGAGDLRRRCAPEEIPPAEEALATFRRTGLIGQERAARAMEVGLAMRRPRHHIYVVGPVGTGKKTYAQDRVRRYAAGLPVPDDWCYLHNFRDPARPLAVSLPAGEGEVFAAAMGMLVDELRRELRQALESEEFQREQSRIGQEFQERLAALWQRVEEEARAAGFRLERTPTGIATVPLGARGEPMAPAELEALGPEAREQLAQAARQLQPRLEEVVREHHQLQREARRAAAELRAGTARAVAGRLVDGLRAQYRESARIREYLDQLLEDVVQNIGLFLETEEEESSPLAALARPEAGEDRFRRYRVNVLVSHRGESHAPVLFERNPSYYNLVGKVEYRSTLGTATTDFTLIKAGALHRANGGYLVLEAGELLRDPMAWVALKRALKSGEVRVENLNEQFSLVPMGSLRPEPIPLDVQVILIGGQELFSLLYAADEDFRKLFRTRVEFDAEMPRSAENVARLTGFLVHYAGEEGLLPVAPGGAAELVEFSSRLAGDQEKLSTRFNELVQVLDEASYWASERGAAEVDGEDVRRALEERRYRSDRIEERIRELFLEGTLLLAVDGVAVGTVNGLAVLSLADYAFARPNRITARVWPGQRGVVHVERESARSGPDHTKGVAILAAYLAGRYGQETALSFSASLTFEQVYDEVDGDSASGAELLALLSALAELPLEQGVAVTGSVNQLGEIQPIGGVNEKVEGYFRVCKALGLTGRQGVIIPRRNARHLMLHPELVEAVEQGRFHLWAVSTVDEAMEILTGLPREEVDRRVLARLERMNRTLRRRAVPAPEGGAGAEKEEGEG; the protein is encoded by the coding sequence TTGGACGAGAGAGAGGGCTTCCCCAGCCCGCCGGCCAGCCGGCGGGGCACGCTCCTCGGGGCGGGCGACCTGCGCCGGCGCTGCGCCCCCGAGGAGATCCCGCCGGCGGAGGAGGCGCTGGCCACCTTCCGCCGGACGGGCCTGATCGGGCAGGAACGGGCCGCCCGGGCGATGGAGGTCGGCCTGGCGATGCGCCGGCCGCGGCACCACATCTACGTGGTCGGCCCGGTGGGAACCGGCAAGAAGACGTACGCCCAGGACCGGGTCCGGCGCTACGCCGCCGGGCTGCCGGTGCCGGACGACTGGTGCTACCTGCACAACTTCCGCGACCCGGCGCGGCCGCTGGCCGTCTCCCTGCCCGCGGGCGAGGGGGAGGTCTTCGCCGCCGCCATGGGGATGCTGGTGGACGAGCTCCGGCGCGAGCTCCGCCAGGCCCTGGAGAGCGAGGAGTTCCAGCGGGAGCAGAGCCGCATCGGCCAGGAGTTCCAGGAGAGGCTGGCCGCCCTCTGGCAGAGGGTGGAGGAGGAGGCCCGGGCGGCGGGCTTCCGCCTGGAGCGGACGCCCACCGGCATCGCCACCGTCCCCCTGGGCGCCCGAGGCGAGCCGATGGCCCCCGCCGAGCTGGAGGCGCTCGGCCCGGAGGCCCGCGAGCAGCTGGCCCAGGCGGCGCGCCAGCTTCAGCCCCGCCTGGAGGAGGTGGTGCGCGAGCACCACCAGCTCCAGCGCGAGGCGCGCCGGGCGGCGGCGGAGCTGCGGGCGGGCACGGCGCGGGCGGTGGCCGGCCGTCTGGTGGACGGCCTGCGCGCGCAGTACCGCGAGTCGGCGCGGATCCGGGAGTACCTGGACCAGCTCCTGGAGGACGTGGTCCAGAACATCGGCCTCTTCCTGGAGACGGAGGAGGAGGAGAGCTCGCCACTGGCGGCGCTGGCCCGCCCGGAGGCGGGCGAGGACCGCTTCCGGCGCTACCGGGTGAACGTGCTGGTCAGCCACCGGGGGGAGAGCCACGCCCCGGTCCTCTTCGAGCGGAACCCCAGCTACTACAACCTGGTGGGCAAGGTGGAGTACCGGAGCACCCTGGGCACCGCCACCACCGACTTCACCCTCATCAAGGCGGGGGCGCTCCACCGGGCGAACGGGGGCTACCTCGTGCTGGAGGCCGGGGAGCTGCTCCGCGACCCCATGGCCTGGGTGGCCCTGAAGCGGGCGTTGAAGAGCGGCGAGGTCCGGGTGGAGAACCTGAACGAGCAGTTCAGCCTGGTGCCCATGGGGAGCCTCCGCCCCGAGCCGATCCCCCTCGACGTCCAGGTGATCCTGATCGGCGGACAGGAGCTCTTCTCGCTCCTCTACGCGGCGGACGAGGACTTCCGGAAGCTCTTCCGCACCCGGGTGGAGTTCGACGCGGAGATGCCGCGGAGCGCGGAGAACGTGGCAAGGCTGACCGGCTTCCTGGTCCACTACGCCGGGGAGGAGGGGCTCCTGCCGGTGGCGCCGGGCGGGGCGGCGGAGCTGGTGGAGTTCAGCTCGCGGCTGGCCGGGGACCAGGAGAAGCTCTCCACGCGCTTCAACGAGCTGGTCCAGGTGCTGGACGAGGCCTCCTACTGGGCCTCGGAGCGGGGCGCCGCCGAGGTCGACGGGGAGGACGTCCGCCGGGCGCTGGAGGAGCGGCGGTACCGCTCGGACCGGATCGAGGAGCGGATTCGCGAGCTCTTCCTGGAGGGGACGCTCCTGCTTGCCGTCGACGGCGTGGCGGTGGGCACCGTCAACGGCCTGGCGGTCCTCTCCCTGGCCGACTACGCCTTCGCGCGGCCCAACCGCATCACCGCCCGCGTCTGGCCCGGCCAGCGCGGGGTGGTCCACGTGGAGCGGGAGAGCGCCCGCAGCGGACCGGACCACACCAAGGGCGTCGCCATCCTGGCCGCCTACCTGGCCGGCCGCTACGGGCAGGAGACGGCGCTCTCCTTCTCGGCCTCGCTCACCTTCGAGCAGGTCTACGACGAGGTGGACGGCGACAGCGCCTCCGGCGCGGAGCTCCTGGCCCTCCTCTCGGCGCTGGCGGAGCTGCCCCTGGAGCAGGGCGTCGCGGTCACCGGCTCGGTCAACCAGCTGGGCGAGATCCAGCCCATCGGAGGGGTGAACGAGAAGGTGGAGGGCTACTTCCGGGTCTGCAAGGCGCTGGGCCTGACGGGGCGCCAGGGCGTGATCATCCCGCGCCGGAACGCCCGCCACCTGATGCTCCACCCCGAGCTGGTGGAGGCGGTGGAGCAGGGCCGCTTCCACCTCTGGGCCGTCTCCACGGTGGACGAGGCGATGGAGATCCTGACCGGTCTCCCGCGGGAGGAAGTGGACCGGCGGGTGCTGGCTCGCCTCGAGCGGATGAACCGGACCCTCCGCCGGCGGGCCGTGCCGGCGCCGGAGGGCGGAGCCGGTGCGGAGAAAGAGGAAGGGGAGGGGTGA